Proteins from one Anthonomus grandis grandis chromosome 8, icAntGran1.3, whole genome shotgun sequence genomic window:
- the LOC126739607 gene encoding protein KTI12 homolog gives MPLIVMTGIPCSGKTTRSQELKKFFEEQGKEVHIISEYDQIIKAGFEKNAFYADANKEKHIRGLLKSEMLKLITANNVVIFDALNYIKGYRYELFCGTKSNRCTQCTVHTEINREQAWQFNENRENEEKYTREMFDALTMRYEDPHCNSRWDSPLFTTYPEATLDTSAIYSSLFKKKAPKPNQSTQNPPLSSTNFLYDLDRITKGITDELINAKKSGKEGPIITPGGKEIHIDISEVTIPQIMLLRRQYITYSKMHTPDVEKIPDLFVQYLNTSLKQ, from the exons atgcCCCTAATAGTAATGACTGGTATACCATGCAGTGGCAAGACGACACGCTCTCAGGAACTTAAGAAATTCTTCGAAGAACAAGGCAAAGAGGTCCACATTATTAGCGAATATGATCAAATAATAAAAGctggttttgaaaaaaatgccttttacgctgacgctaataaagaaaaacatattagaGGCCTTTTGAAGAGTGAGATGCTGAAACTAATAACTGCAAACAATGTTGTTATTTTCGATGCCCTTAATTACATTAAAGGTTACAGATATGAGCTGTTTTGTGGTACTAAGTCTAACAGGTGTACTCAGTGTACTGTGCATACCGAAATTAATAGAGAACAAGCTTggcaatttaatgaaaatagagaAAATGAGGAGAAATATACTCGAGAGATGTTTGATGCTCTCACAATGAG gtaTGAAGATCCTCATTGCAACAGTAGATGGGATAGTCCTTTGTTCACAACCTATCCAGAAGCTACTCTAGACACTTCAGCAATATACTCAAGTCTGTTTAAAAAGAAAGCTCCTAAACCAAACCAATCTACACAAAACCCTCCACTTAGTTCCACCAACTTTTTATACGATTTAGATCGAATTACAAAAGGTATAACAGATGAGCTTATCAATGCTAAAAAGAGCGGGAAGGAGGGTCCAATAATAACTCCAGGAGGTAAAGAAATTCACATAGACATCTCAGAAGTTACCATTCCACAAATAATGTTGTTGAGAAGGCAGTATATCACTTATTCTAAGATGCATACTCCTGATGTAGAAAAGATACCTGACTTATTTGTACAGTATTTAAATACTAGTCTTAAAcaataa